The window CTTTACTTACTCTGTAAGTGTCAATCTTTTCGTTTTGCCGTTTAGCCATCTGCTCAGCCACCTTTAAGGCTTCTTCCAGGGGAGTTACCATAGAAGATAGTTCTTTCTGTAGAGAACAAAATGTTAATGAGTTAAACAGGTTAACCCCAACCATAGTACACCTCAGGAAACCTGACCAACTCAAACAATACATAGCCAATAGTATGCAACCCCCCCTCCAAATGACTGAGCTCAGGGGTTTCCCAGTGAAGGGTACAGGTAATGCCACACCATAAAAAGACATTTCAGACAACCTTGTGGAAAGGGTTTGAGGAAGGGTCTTTCCTGTTCCAGCCTGATTGCACCCATGGGCACAAACTCCGCTCCCTAAAATTCTGATTTTCCCCAATTTGATGTAGAGGGACATGAGTGGCCTGCATAGAGCAAGGATTTCAACCCCATTGGGATATGCTAAAATGCATGTCTTCTCATTCAATAGCTGACCTCACAGATGTGCTTTCCTAAAGAACTCCAAAGAGTTGAGCCCCATTAAAGCCTTTATAGGGTGAGGGGAGGGCACCAGAACACATCTCACCTGGAACACACCCATCGCCTCCAGGATGGGAAGGAAGACGTGGTTGGCATGTTTCGTAGACATTTGACAGATAAGGCATCCCTAGAGTCTCCGTCATCCATACAAAAAATGTTAAGCCCCTCGCCATGCTCATGACAGTTCTCACGAGGTGGAATATTTTCCTTCGCTATGGTCTTTGCTGGAGTTGTTCCTGGAGTAGACACCCCAGCAGTCTTCACCAGGTTGGCCAGGTCTCTGTTCCTAGTGCATCTTTTCTCCGTTATTTCTTCCTTACACCCGGGGCACATAAAGGGCTCCTTACCCACCAAGGCCTTGTCTATGAAGCCACATTCCACCATAacaggatccttccagagcccACTGCACAGCAGACAGGTCAATTCCTCCGCAATATCAATTGAGCTGCTCGCTGGCTCTTCGTGATCCTCCATTCTGGCTTTctagggggggggagaaacacaAGGATTATAATGCGATATACATGCCTATACATGTGATATACAAGTGAAACTTTACCCATAACTTTGATTacaaaataccgtattttccagcgtacaAGACGACCTTTTATACTTAATATCCCGCAGAAAtcggggggttgtcttatacgctggTATTAAATTGCCGCCCGCTTGATGTTAGCCCGCTGGATAGCCGGTaacactgtatgtagct of the Rana temporaria unplaced genomic scaffold, aRanTem1.1, whole genome shotgun sequence genome contains:
- the LOC120922731 gene encoding nuclear factor 7, brain-like is translated as MEDHEEPASSSIDIAEELTCLLCSGLWKDPVMVECGFIDKALVGKEPFMCPGCKEEITEKRCTRNRDLANLVKTAGVSTPGTTPAKTIAKENIPPRENCHEHGEGLNIFCMDDGDSRDALSVKCLRNMPTTSSFPSWRRWVCSRKNYLLW